From Heteronotia binoei isolate CCM8104 ecotype False Entrance Well chromosome 17, APGP_CSIRO_Hbin_v1, whole genome shotgun sequence, one genomic window encodes:
- the SSPN gene encoding sarcospan, with product MGKEEKKAPSSLTHNPSQTGQVPGTEPRKEPKAALMSKKPPKGDPSPGQEEDTYRCCGCHFPLLVALLQLALGVSITVLGFLVASISSSVLSRDTPYWAGIILCVVAMLGLVMLCISYQPDEKTCVQFAIKVAYFLLSVLSLVVCVLAVAFATYCYSQITQFTCETITETCQCKMDIEDPLSRTFIYQDVSDCPNFLGTFSLYLLIQIVLNLLAALVDFAACFVMWKDRYQVFYMGIRLYCSTVPTVQQQKV from the exons atgggaaaagaagagaagaaagctCCAAGCAGCCTGACACATAATCCGAGCCAGACAGGGCAAGTACCTGGGACAGAGCCGAGGAAAGAGCCCAAAGCAGCCCTGATGTCCAAGAAGCCACCCAAAGGAGATCCCAGCCCGGGCCAGGAGGAGGACACCTACAGGTGCTGCGGTTGCCACTTCCCATTACTGGTTGCCCTCTTGCAGCTAGCTTTAGGGGTCTCCATCACAGTGCTGGGCTTCCTCGTAGCCAGCATCAGCTCTTCCGTGCTGAGCAGAGACACTCCATATTGGGCTGGCATCATT ctttgTGTCGTGGCCATGCTAGGGCTGGTGATGCTGTGTATCTCTTATCAACCAGATGAGAAGACCTGCGTCCAGTTTGCCATCAAG GTTGCCTACTTCCTGTTGAGTGTTCTGAGTCTGGTGGTCTGTGTGCTCGCTGTGGCATTTGCCACCTACTGTTATTCACAGATCACCCAGTTTACCTGTGAAACCATCACTGAGACCTGCCAGTGTAAAATGGACATAGAGGATCCCCTCAGCAGAACTTTCATTTACCAGGATGTATCTGACTGTCCCAACTTCCTTGGGACTTTCAGTCTTTACTTACTGATTCAGATTGTTCTGAACCTCCTGGCTGCTCTTGTGGATTTTGCAGCATGTTTTGTGATGTGGAAAGATAGGTACCAAGTCTTCTATATGGGCATCCGGTTGTACTGTTCAACTGTTCCTACAGTCCAACAACAGAAAGTATAG